The Primulina eburnea isolate SZY01 unplaced genomic scaffold, ASM2296580v1 ctg509, whole genome shotgun sequence genomic sequence GATGGGAGCAtgaaagattcgtgagatcgtctcataaaagattttttttttttttttttagaaaaaaaagtaTAGATGGGGGCATGATTGACTCCTAGTTTGCGGACACACCTAAAAATCAATACTCGACATGCCATACAACCGCTCTCCATATATAGATATCACGCTTCCCTTTCCAGCGAAAGCCACAAAACACCAATAAGGAGAGGTTTTTGTATGATTTCTTTATATAAACTTCTGCAGGTGAATCTTAAGAAGCCGACAATTCCCAGAATCAGCAATATACAAAGAAAAACAATATCTTGTTCTTTGAGAAAAATCATGTCTTCTTCGGAAGAAAACTTTGGATTTTTGCAGCCGAGATTGGTTTCCATGAAATTGTTGGCCAAGTCACAGAGTGAGGGTGACGGCGCTGTAGCTAGAAGAAGCATTGGAAGGTATTTGTATTCCATTTATTGATGTatttcttgttttgtatgtaaaTTTTGTCTGATGGGCattcatttttttattgaattttggTGGTTTTTTTCTGTTATTTACTAGAATTTTCTAAGTGGAAAATCCCTGTTGGATTTTGTTTGATGTTATTTTCAAAATGATCTGAGATGTTATTTGGTGGGTATATTGGGATATCAATGGTTTAAAGATATTGGTTTGGTTGGTATACTTTCAGGCAAGAATTGAAGTCTCTGGATCCATTCCTCATGCTGGATGAATTTTCAAgtaatattttatgatatgcTGCTGTTTTCCTTGCGTTGACTAAGTTTATTCAATCAGTTAATTGAACCATTCAACGATCTTGATTTCATCGGCGTTTAGATTCATGGATTCAACTCGATGGTATATCAAATCCAAGTTTGAGAATATGAACATCTTCTTTCGATTCGGATCTTCTAAAATGTAGTCATTTGAAATGTATTGATATGAACATTCTTTAGACCGATATTAATCCCATGTCAAATCCGAATTCATCGATCCAAATAGAGGTTTCGACTTCTATTTCATTTTCTTATCAGGAATCTGTTTTGTTTCCTAATTTCTGTAAATTTGATTCCACAGTTTCACCTCCTGCTGGATTTCCCGATCATCCACACCGTGGTAATTTGAAGCATTTCAACATGCCTCAGATTTTATCATTTAGTAATtgtgaataaataataaatctcAAGCTGTATGGCATTTTGCATTACAGGTTTCGAGACCGTTACATACGTGTTGCAGGTAACTTGGTTTGTCTAGACACCATATGTCGATGGTCTGCTTCTTCTAAATGTGAATATCAAACTCAAAGTTGTCTTCTGCATATAGGGAGGTGTCACTCATCAAGATTTTGCTGGGCACAAGGGTACGATACATGAGGGCGATATTCAGGTAATATATAACAAATTCTAATGTTTGCtatctaagaaatatttatcaGCCTAGTAATATTTGTTTTCCCTATTCATTgtgtgttttaaaattttcttgaacgGAATCATGCAGTGGATGACAGCAGGAAGAGGCATCGTTCATTCGGAAATGCCTGCAGGGGATGGCCCAAACACTGGTCTGCAGCTGTGGATCAATCTCGCTTCCAAGAATAAAATGTAATTATCTCCTTTCTTTGGATGCACGTGAAGAGAACTAAATGTATTCACACTTTGAAGTTTGATGGTTGGACATTGAATTGAGTCGGTGGTTCGAGTTAGCAGTACACTTCTTGAGTATGTTGGATTTGGTTGCATCAGTTAGTTGAGGGCAGTagaattacaaaaacaacaaaacaaTGATCTGCATTTAATATAGATTGACTCGTTAAATCTTCTTTCTTTCATTGAATCGTACTGGAAGATAATTGATATCTAGGACATATTTACAGAATTTGGCCAGTGTGCAGAGAGGTAAGAAAGAGCGGCCACACTTGGCTATCTGAGTAAAGTATGCATTCATGCATTGGCACATGTTCAGTTGTAGCAATGCAACTTTATATTGTTCTATTTTTCTGTATTAAGAGGTAAGAAATGTCCTAATGAATTAAAGAACTTGTTTACATTTTAACGACAATCCTCCTTGTTAATCTTCAGGATTGAACCACGGTACCAAGAACTACTCGATAAAGAAATCCCAAGGGTGGAGAAAGATGGAGTTACCGTTAAAATTATTGCAGGGGAGTCAATGGGGGTCCAGTCTCTGGTATATACACAAACCCCGACAATGTTTCTCGACTTCGCCGTGAAACCAAATGCTCAATACCATCAAGTTATCCCCAAGTCATGGAATGCCTTCGTCTATGTACTCAAAGGTGAAGGAGTCTTTTGCACCCCAATTTCTCATCCTACATCCACACACCATATCCTCGTCTTGGGTCCTGGTGATGGCCTTAGCGTATGGAACAAATCTTCGGTACCATTGAGGTTTATTTTGGTCGGTGGGCAGCCGCTCAACGAACCAGTAGCTCAACATGGTCCTTTTGTGATGAATTCACAGGCCGAAATCGAGAAGACCATCGAAGATTATTCATATGGGAGGAATGGTTTCGAAAAGGCGAGGTACTGGAGATCTaactgaaaaatatttgtgttagTCCATTCCTACCAGTCAAAATCTTTACCACACACGGAGTCTAGTAGATAGATGATATATCCCACAACTATTGATTTAGTGCTAAAAATACATCATGGGGTTTGTTGCATCTATGTGATCTTTATTCTTGAAAgcaatatattgatttattttcCTTGTATTGGTTCATGTTTCGGAAATTGATCTCAATTttagtaaaatatatttttctacttcAATTAAATCTTTTGGTACAGGCATATTGGCAAAACACTCATTAAATTTTTTGGCGGGAAAAATATAACTTGAATGAGATTGTCTAAGCGAGTTAATTTTGTGAAACACATTTTGAACCCGATCTGATCTGACCTGTCAAAGTTATTATTTTTTacgtcaaaattattattttttattgtatataGATTGATTCAATTCATCTCACAAATAGTTCCATGAAACAATATAATATGAGATATACCagaggaattttttttttttttttttgtgacgGAAAGCCCTACATGAGTGCAGTGGGTAAACTTTTGTTGTGAGTTGGTATTAATGATGCTTTGAGTGCCCATCTCACCAAGAGAGGAATTCATTTGACCACTCAATCGAAAAACAAAAGAATGTGGCAAAGATTGAATCGGAAATAAATTAGGATCTTTATTTTTATGTTTGCCTTTTGGGCTCGGTAAAATGAATTTctttatatgatattattggATATTTCAAAACAGACAAAATGTGTGTATTGTATTTTCAAACAGATTCCTAAGCGAGTTAAATAAACAATAAAGTAATAAAGGAGTAACACGACTTTAGcaacaaaatataaatgaaAGAAATACTCATCCGAGGAATTATCATTTTTTACATGGGAAAAATAAtcattctttcaaaaattttaaattcacattgatactcacgggaaatttacgGTCCGCTTCCAGTAAGTGTCACCAGTCCATACGCAGGTTTTGaaattaccctgagcctgaaattaCAAATAAGATCGTTAGAAAGGGGGCCATGAGAGTGTCCTGGCGTAGGTTCTCTGACGCTAAAatcagagactgaggatatatgaggAGAGC encodes the following:
- the LOC140821329 gene encoding pirin-like protein — translated: MISLYKLLQVNLKKPTIPRISNIQRKTISCSLRKIMSSSEENFGFLQPRLVSMKLLAKSQSEGDGAVARRSIGRQELKSLDPFLMLDEFSISPPAGFPDHPHRGFETVTYVLQGGVTHQDFAGHKGTIHEGDIQWMTAGRGIVHSEMPAGDGPNTGLQLWINLASKNKMIEPRYQELLDKEIPRVEKDGVTVKIIAGESMGVQSLVYTQTPTMFLDFAVKPNAQYHQVIPKSWNAFVYVLKGEGVFCTPISHPTSTHHILVLGPGDGLSVWNKSSVPLRFILVGGQPLNEPVAQHGPFVMNSQAEIEKTIEDYSYGRNGFEKARYWRSN